The following coding sequences lie in one Qingrenia yutianensis genomic window:
- a CDS encoding TnpV protein → MKDKITYSKCGDYYLPDLTVSDIKEYIIGKYGNLRRQFLKEHHKSYCALPAKVDTKKLQKTK, encoded by the coding sequence ATGAAAGACAAAATTACTTATTCAAAATGCGGAGATTACTACCTTCCCGATTTAACGGTATCCGATATAAAGGAATACATAATCGGAAAGTACGGTAACTTACGCAGACAGTTTTTGAAAGAACACCACAAGTCATATTGTGCCCTCCCAGCAAAAGTGGACACAAAAAAGCTTCAAAAAACGAAATGA
- a CDS encoding TnpV protein yields the protein MKSIFEQSGGTYTKVEDYYIPNITVPDTKKYNIGKYGNLRKIFLKEHHKSYYTALFMEGKLFEHPAEIDETCHKCLKDMVTKMAEQEGVTEQLKATDQMLWVRKMNSIHNRAEALYCKGWYSYHT from the coding sequence ATGAAATCAATATTTGAACAGAGCGGCGGAACATACACAAAGGTTGAAGATTACTATATCCCTAACATCACAGTACCCGACACAAAGAAATACAATATCGGTAAGTATGGGAATTTGAGAAAAATATTTTTGAAAGAACATCATAAATCATACTATACAGCTCTTTTTATGGAAGGTAAGCTGTTTGAACACCCTGCAGAAATAGACGAAACCTGTCATAAATGCCTAAAAGATATGGTAACAAAAATGGCAGAACAAGAAGGTGTTACGGAACAGCTAAAAGCAACAGACCAAATGTTGTGGGTGCGGAAAATGAACAGTATTCACAACCGAGCAGAAGCGTTATACTGTAAAGGGTGGTATTCATACCATACCTAA
- a CDS encoding sporulation transcriptional regulator SpoIIID gives MKDYISDRVITLAEYIIENKATVRCAAKKFGISKSTVHTVVTRQKLFI, from the coding sequence TTGAAGGACTACATATCCGACAGAGTGATTACACTGGCTGAATATATTATTGAAAATAAAGCTACCGTACGATGCGCCGCTAAAAAATTCGGTATTTCCAAATCTACCGTACATACAGTTGTAACAAGACAGAAACTTTTTATATAG
- a CDS encoding SH3 domain-containing protein — MKKILAAVLCTFMLLGTVAFAADEIKAGDTAYVVYDGTVMVTKNPTYSGGISEISKGTGVTVLEAYVVGEDNRKFHKIQLSDGTVGYILAYTTARETTPILGAGKTVEKELNKQWAASDTDKYQHAIEMTFLSDYIYGGSKTTEGKERNFYAKVPTEWVRHDRPASLPLVGMAVLHIGDEGKIGSVKASFYPGNPPINYHSRRLDELKVIGYDPPFAEKSRTESNANTAFYATTTSEFEVVAYNDKWVAVWSEGGVDESRGTIRQCGEKDGTAFTSWKPAVYFFPRQNCYILDINNQVSTPPKIEAVGKATGLLMVKTTPDDKDYVKSGVIKINQSVQIVDATPQNGHYKIYYKKGLYYVEAKYVNMQLANTEKPTTQYKAISAVDCDISDGSSVVGSVKKGAAIDVIEMDYDGTNSKIWFNSKVCYIPTSNLDEFTKTLSAADTAALGAPIGVLSVDQPWGEWGELTYSAEGLAKLKEFRYGYINVDMDKMTEYNKWVSSNNGDINKIHDREWVNVYGIEEFSFDRDADMNDILDPEDINPWIITGKIYTIFYDGEIRYLVHEDDKHDIFTYYPGNGFSKNSVAKTQTVCLDGLKYNTVAYNIDDNNYFKLRDIAKILDGTIKSFDIKYDGATNSIDMLSFYDYTSAGGELTPGDGAERTALSSSAFLTLDGVPIKATCFNIEGNNYFKLRDITDALDCRVEWDNSTQMIWVIPARTAYDDPDEIVG, encoded by the coding sequence TTGAAGAAAATTTTAGCGGCAGTGCTTTGCACATTTATGCTGCTTGGTACCGTTGCGTTTGCGGCAGACGAAATAAAGGCGGGCGATACTGCCTATGTTGTTTATGACGGCACTGTAATGGTTACCAAAAACCCCACTTATTCGGGTGGTATAAGCGAGATAAGTAAAGGAACCGGAGTGACGGTTTTGGAGGCTTATGTAGTCGGAGAGGACAACCGAAAATTTCATAAAATCCAGCTTTCCGACGGCACGGTAGGGTATATCCTTGCTTATACGACGGCTCGTGAAACAACACCGATACTCGGTGCCGGCAAAACTGTTGAAAAAGAGCTGAACAAGCAATGGGCGGCTTCCGATACCGATAAGTATCAGCACGCAATAGAGATGACATTTCTGTCCGATTACATATACGGCGGAAGCAAAACAACCGAGGGCAAAGAAAGAAATTTTTATGCTAAAGTGCCGACGGAATGGGTAAGACACGACCGTCCCGCGTCATTGCCTCTTGTGGGTATGGCTGTCTTGCACATTGGCGATGAGGGAAAAATCGGTTCGGTAAAAGCCTCGTTTTATCCCGGCAATCCGCCGATCAACTATCATTCCAGAAGGCTTGATGAGCTCAAAGTAATAGGGTATGACCCTCCGTTTGCCGAAAAGAGCAGAACGGAATCAAATGCTAACACGGCGTTTTATGCTACAACAACGAGTGAATTTGAGGTTGTTGCCTATAACGATAAATGGGTTGCTGTATGGAGCGAGGGCGGTGTTGACGAATCGCGCGGTACAATCAGACAGTGCGGTGAGAAGGACGGTACTGCTTTCACAAGCTGGAAACCGGCTGTATATTTCTTCCCCAGACAAAACTGTTATATTTTAGATATTAACAATCAGGTATCGACGCCTCCGAAAATCGAGGCTGTAGGTAAGGCAACCGGTCTTTTGATGGTTAAAACCACTCCCGATGATAAAGATTATGTAAAATCGGGTGTTATTAAAATCAACCAGTCGGTTCAGATTGTAGATGCAACTCCGCAGAACGGACATTATAAGATTTACTATAAAAAAGGTCTTTACTATGTTGAAGCAAAGTATGTGAATATGCAGCTTGCAAACACCGAAAAACCGACAACACAGTACAAAGCAATATCGGCTGTCGACTGTGATATTTCTGACGGTTCCTCTGTTGTCGGCTCGGTTAAAAAAGGTGCGGCAATAGACGTTATCGAAATGGACTATGACGGAACAAATTCAAAAATCTGGTTCAACTCGAAAGTATGTTACATTCCGACAAGCAATCTCGATGAATTCACCAAGACCCTGTCCGCAGCGGACACGGCAGCGCTCGGTGCACCTATCGGCGTTCTGTCTGTTGATCAACCTTGGGGCGAATGGGGTGAGCTGACCTATTCTGCCGAAGGACTTGCAAAACTTAAAGAGTTCCGCTACGGATATATCAACGTTGATATGGATAAGATGACAGAGTACAATAAGTGGGTTAGCTCAAACAACGGTGATATCAATAAAATACACGACAGAGAATGGGTAAACGTATACGGTATCGAAGAATTTTCTTTTGACCGTGACGCGGATATGAATGATATTTTAGATCCGGAGGATATTAACCCCTGGATTATAACAGGAAAAATCTACACCATTTTCTATGACGGAGAAATCCGCTATCTGGTTCACGAAGATGATAAGCACGATATATTTACCTATTATCCCGGAAACGGATTCAGCAAAAACTCTGTTGCAAAAACGCAGACTGTTTGCCTGGACGGTCTCAAATATAACACTGTAGCATATAACATTGATGATAATAACTACTTTAAGCTCCGAGATATTGCAAAAATCCTTGACGGAACTATTAAAAGCTTTGACATTAAGTATGACGGTGCAACAAATTCTATTGATATGTTGAGCTTTTATGATTACACATCGGCAGGCGGTGAATTAACGCCGGGTGACGGCGCCGAAAGAACGGCTCTTTCATCATCGGCATTTTTAACGCTTGACGGTGTGCCGATTAAAGCAACCTGTTTTAATATTGAAGGAAACAACTATTTTAAACTCCGTGATATAACCGACGCGCTGGATTGCCGTGTCGAGTGGGATAACAGCACCCAGATGATTTGGGTAATTCCCGCCAGAACCGCATATGATGATCCTGATGAGATAGTGGGTTGA
- a CDS encoding ammonium transporter yields the protein MTSAIAEFVTSNIFGVWFLIGAALVFWMQAGFAMVETGFTRAKNAGNIIMKNLMDFCIGTVVFIIIGFGLFLGEDLVGLIGKPGFDIFTAYDKFDWSAFVFNLVFCATAATIVSGAMAERTKFLSYCIYSAVISAVIYPVEAHWIWGGGWLVKIGFHDFAGSCAIHMVGGISAIIGAKILGPRIGKFVKDKNGKVTKVNAFPSHNLTIGALGVFILWLGWYGFNGAAATSIEQLGSIFVTTTIAPAIATVVCMIFTWIKYGKPDVSMCLNASLAGLVAITAGCDVTDALGSIIIGAVAGVLVVFGVWFLDYKLHIDDPVGAVAVHMFNGIWGTIAVGLFATTTAPGSEFCGLFYGGGFKLLGLQLLGVLSVGAWTAITITITFFVIKATVGLRVSEEEEITGLDATEHGLPSAYADFMPAIDSYGADVDIPVTGSASIDDSVPVVLKSDSGSKAIGSDVKMTKIEILMKQDRFEKLKAAMMSIGITGMTVTHVLGCGVQKGKPEYYRGVISEATLLPKVQVEIVVCKVPVKTVIETAKKVLYTGHIGDGKIFVYDVENVVKVRTGEEGYDALQDVE from the coding sequence ATGACAAGCGCAATAGCAGAATTTGTGACAAGCAACATCTTCGGCGTCTGGTTTCTCATAGGAGCGGCGCTGGTATTTTGGATGCAGGCAGGATTTGCAATGGTTGAAACAGGATTTACCAGAGCGAAAAACGCCGGCAACATCATTATGAAAAACCTTATGGACTTTTGTATAGGCACAGTGGTATTCATCATCATAGGTTTCGGTCTTTTCCTCGGCGAGGACCTTGTAGGCTTAATCGGCAAACCCGGCTTTGACATTTTCACCGCATATGATAAATTCGACTGGTCGGCATTTGTATTCAACCTCGTTTTCTGCGCAACGGCGGCAACAATCGTTTCCGGTGCAATGGCAGAAAGAACAAAATTCCTTTCATACTGTATTTATTCGGCAGTAATTTCGGCGGTCATCTACCCCGTTGAGGCTCACTGGATTTGGGGCGGCGGCTGGCTTGTTAAAATAGGTTTCCACGACTTTGCAGGTTCGTGCGCAATACATATGGTAGGCGGTATTTCCGCAATAATCGGTGCAAAAATTCTCGGACCGAGAATTGGAAAATTTGTTAAAGACAAAAACGGCAAGGTTACAAAAGTTAACGCATTTCCCAGTCACAACCTTACAATCGGCGCACTCGGCGTATTCATTCTGTGGCTCGGCTGGTACGGCTTCAACGGTGCGGCGGCTACAAGCATTGAACAGTTAGGCTCAATTTTCGTAACAACAACAATCGCTCCTGCTATCGCAACTGTTGTATGTATGATTTTCACTTGGATAAAATACGGCAAACCCGATGTTTCAATGTGTCTTAACGCATCGCTCGCAGGACTCGTTGCAATCACGGCAGGCTGTGACGTAACCGACGCTTTGGGTTCTATCATTATCGGCGCGGTTGCAGGCGTACTCGTTGTATTCGGTGTATGGTTCCTTGATTACAAACTTCATATCGACGACCCCGTCGGTGCGGTTGCGGTTCATATGTTTAACGGCATCTGGGGTACAATCGCGGTAGGACTTTTCGCAACAACCACAGCGCCCGGCTCTGAATTTTGCGGTCTTTTCTACGGCGGCGGATTTAAACTTCTCGGTCTGCAGCTTCTCGGTGTTTTGTCGGTCGGCGCGTGGACTGCGATTACAATCACAATCACATTCTTTGTTATAAAAGCAACTGTCGGCTTGAGAGTTTCGGAGGAAGAAGAAATCACAGGTCTTGACGCAACAGAGCACGGACTTCCCAGCGCATATGCAGACTTTATGCCTGCAATCGACAGTTACGGCGCGGACGTTGACATTCCCGTAACAGGCAGTGCAAGCATTGACGATTCTGTCCCCGTCGTGCTTAAGAGCGACAGCGGTTCAAAGGCAATCGGCAGTGACGTTAAAATGACAAAAATTGAAATTCTTATGAAACAAGACAGGTTTGAAAAACTCAAAGCGGCTATGATGAGCATAGGTATCACAGGTATGACGGTAACACACGTTCTCGGCTGCGGAGTTCAGAAAGGCAAACCCGAATATTACAGAGGTGTTATCAGCGAGGCTACGCTTTTGCCGAAAGTTCAGGTTGAAATCGTAGTTTGCAAAGTTCCTGTTAAAACGGTTATCGAAACCGCTAAAAAAGTGCTTTACACAGGTCACATCGGCGACGGTAAAATCTTTGTATACGACGTTGAAAACGTTGTCAAAGTAAGAACCGGCGAAGAGGGCTACGACGCACTTCAGGACGTTGAATAA
- the pflA gene encoding pyruvate formate-lyase-activating protein, translating into MNGEVFGKISSFQTLGTLDGPGVRFVIFMQGCPLRCACCHNPETWDLNSGKSFSASEIFAKITRYKEYFSQNGGVTISGGEPLVQPEFCTEIFKKCKENGIHTCLDTSGFALSEKIKTVLEHTDYCMLDIKYTSGADYKKYVGCEYSSPLAFLDYLDEKGIATRLRQVIIKGLNDSEESVLRLKSIADGHKCVEEIELLPFRKLCASKYDKLNITFPLADFCETGAEDIENLNKLLKN; encoded by the coding sequence ATGAACGGCGAAGTTTTCGGAAAAATAAGCTCATTTCAAACGCTGGGGACGCTCGACGGTCCCGGCGTGCGTTTTGTGATTTTTATGCAAGGGTGTCCTTTGCGGTGCGCGTGCTGCCACAATCCCGAAACGTGGGATTTAAACAGCGGAAAAAGCTTTTCGGCAAGTGAGATTTTCGCAAAAATCACGCGGTATAAAGAATATTTTTCGCAAAACGGCGGTGTGACGATTTCGGGCGGAGAACCGCTTGTTCAGCCTGAATTTTGCACCGAAATTTTCAAAAAATGCAAGGAAAACGGCATACACACCTGCCTTGACACAAGCGGTTTTGCGTTAAGCGAAAAAATAAAAACAGTGCTGGAACACACCGACTACTGTATGCTTGACATAAAATATACCTCCGGCGCGGACTACAAAAAATACGTCGGGTGCGAATATTCATCTCCCCTCGCCTTTCTTGATTACCTTGACGAAAAAGGCATTGCAACGCGCCTGCGCCAAGTGATAATAAAGGGTCTTAACGACAGTGAGGAAAGCGTTTTACGGCTGAAAAGCATTGCGGACGGTCATAAATGCGTGGAAGAAATTGAACTTTTGCCGTTTCGTAAGCTATGCGCAAGCAAATATGACAAGCTTAACATCACCTTTCCGCTCGCCGATTTTTGCGAAACGGGCGCGGAGGATATAGAAAATTTAAACAAATTGCTCAAAAATTAA